The Sesamum indicum cultivar Zhongzhi No. 13 linkage group LG1, S_indicum_v1.0, whole genome shotgun sequence genome includes a window with the following:
- the LOC105172567 gene encoding mediator of RNA polymerase II transcription subunit 12 isoform X2 has product MQRYHAGSCTSAVNNSAITGIQARDTSRADPSAVSPNFSLNSRRSSQLTPYKLRCDKEPLNARLGPPDFHPQTPTCPEETLTRDYVQSGYRETVEGLEEAREVSLSQVQAFTKPIIVKCKEAIRKCHRAINESRAQKRKAGQVYEVPLSGALLAKPGIFPEQRPCGEDFRKKWIEGLSQPHKRLRSLADHVPHGYRRRSLFEVLIRNNVPLLRATWFIKVTYLNQVRATSSNSSSGFHDKTQFSRSEQWTKDVIEYLQYLLDEFIARNHSHSTLHMRDRSSQMVFAGSVQQKSDSFSALMDGDEPSLYTKWWYVVRIIHWHHAEGLVIPSLIIDWVLNQLQEKELRSVLQLLLPIIYGVLDTVVSSQTYVRTLAGIAVRFIREPSPGGSDLVDNSRLAYTTAAVVEMLRYLILAVPDTFVASDCFPLPHCVISHVVNDGSFLSKMAEDARKVKCGQIEVVGVPRDRNHDIQAESISFQSVVSSIQKRAETLSRAARPNHPSHNVAKALQVLDQALMHGDIGLSYNLLLENSWDGVCAERWSAEVSPCLLTSLKHIGTVTSSLLCSIFFICEWATCDFRDFRTAPPHGLKFTGRKDFSQIFIAVRLLKLKASNILNFYTSNQKKKNISDIFESPSPLHDVIVCWIDQHEVHNGEGFKRLQLLIREFIRSGIFNPLAYGRQLIVSGIMDANGTMIDLEKRKRHYKLLKQLPAPYIRDALEEAQLAEPPILGEAMHVYLTERRLVLHGLHSKSAPGVKSASKKQRYHHRSGSESASPSSVDQWYFQATSNLSTTDDDADIKLEELKASIVVLLQLPHPSSSIDAGVDESQGSIKRPGGAYNRTDGNEETSGCEECRRVKRQKLSEERSSLLQLNPADDEEIWWVRKGLKYMDSFKADPPPKPAKQTSRGRQKPVRKTQSLAQLAAARIEGSQGASTSHVCESRVGCPHHRTGSDDITKLVDGTRKPASGDIISIGKLLKQMRFAEKRTLIVWMISFVKQLIEEAEKTTPKVGQYGRPYPIVDDRRSSRWRLGEDELSAILYMMDVCNEFVSAIRFLLWLLPKIPSNPGSAVPSRNMMILPRFAENNVCDVGEAYLLSSIRSYENIIIAADLIPEVLSATMRRAAMFLASKGRLSGSPALVYARHLLKKYSNVPSVVEWEKTFKSACDKRLSAEIESGRCLEGDFGFTLGVPNGVEDLDDYFRQKINGVRVSRVGLSMKEIVHRHVDEAFQYFYNKDRKSYGPGTNKSLSMEKLDDGYQIAHQIVMGLMDCMRQTGGAAQEGDPSLVSSAIAAIVNSVGHVIARIPDLTAGINHLNVSSPSGSLHFARCILRIHITCLCILKEALGERQSRVFEVALATEASSALMQTSAPVIGRGARITAAVSALVIGAILQGVASLDRMVALFRLKEGLDLIQFARSLKSNVNGSARSMGVLKVDNLIEVSVNWFRVLVGNCRTVSDGFIVELLGEASIVALHRMQRMLSANLVFSPAYSIFAFVIWKPILDASIVVREDFHQLYQLLTVAIGDAIRHLPFREICFRDTRCLYDLIAVDTLDSEFVSLLESNGSESNFKAASFVPLRSRLFLDALIDCKMPEIKLDGINRISGQVELKKQCGENVKKLIGKLIHVLDTLQPAKFHWQWVELRLLLNEQAVNEKMMENDISLTDAIRSISPHSDKSTASENESNFVQIILTRLLVRPDAAPLFSEAVHLLGKSLEDSMLSQAKWLLRGAEVLYGKKSIRQKVMNIAAELKELSLKPQYWRPWGWCHADPNPATKKGDKWKSEAGVLEEGEVVEEGAIPIQFGKGYGPSDVEGFIVSQQHLTERALIELILPCVDQGSDDLRNNFASEMIKQMSNIEQQINAITRGVGKISVTSTPAIGSPANKSGSRKSGKTGSPGISRQSTGSADTVPPSPAALRASMTLRLQFLLRLLPIICADREPSGRNMKHALASVILRLLGSRVVHEDSCHFVNTAFVSSKRDVESPMEASSAATLLSGESLFDCLLLVLHVLLSSYQPSWLKMKSESKPNESNKDYAVFDRELAESLQNDLDRMQLPETIRWRIQTAMPILIPSVRCSVSCQPPSVSPTALACLHPSNPVALLNPSNSNPPQKNPVLPGRAATSVKTKSHMSQQELDSEIDQWTLLEDGAGSGQLSPNSAGIGGSDHANLKASNFLKGAVRVRRTDLTYIGAVDEDS; this is encoded by the exons ATGCAAAGGTATCATGCTGGCAGCTGCACTAGTGCAGTCAATAACAGTGCAATCACTGGGATACAAGCAAGGGATACATCCCGTGCTGACCCATCTGCTGTGTCTCCAAACTTCTCATTGAATTCAag ACGGTCTTCACAGCTGACACCATACAAATTGAGGTGTGATAAGGAACCGCTGAATGCCCG ACTTGGGCCACCTGACTTCCACCCGCAGACTCCAACTTGCCCTGAGGAGACACTCACCCGGGATTATGTGCAATCTGGTTACAGAGAGACTGTTGAAGGACTTGAG GAAGCTCGAGAGGTTTCGTTATCACAGGTTCAGGCTTTCACAAAGCCCATAATTGTCAAGTGCAAAGAG GCAATCAGAAAATGTCATAGAGCTATAAATGAGTCCCGTGCCCAAAAACGGAAG GCGGGCCAAGTTTATGAAGTGCCACTTTCTGGTGCGCTATTGGCCAAGCCTGGTATATTCCCTGAGCAAAGACCATGTGGAGAAGACTTCAGGAAGAAATGGATTGAG GGTTTATCCCAACCGCATAAGAGATTGAGATCATTGGCCGACCATGTACCTCATGGTTATAGGAGGAGATCTCTTTTTGAAGTTCTAATTAGAAATAATGTTCCGTTGTTAAGAGCAACGTGGTTCATCAAAGTAACTTATCTTAATCAG GTTCGTGCGACTTCTTCTAATTCATCATCTGGGTTTCATGATAAAACTCAATTTTCACGTTCAGAACAGTGGACGAAAGATGTTATTGAGTACTTGCAATATCTGTTGGATGAATTTATCGCAAGAAACCATTCTCATTCGACCTTGCACATGCGAGATCGGTCGTCACAAATGGTTTTTGCTGGTTCAGTGCAGCAAAAAAGCGATTCATTTTCAGCTCTCATGGATGGAGACGAGCCTTCCCTTTACACTAAATGGTGGTATGTGGTGAGGATAATTCACTGGCATCATGCTGAGGGACTGGTTATTCCTTCTCTCATTATTGATTGGGTTCTTAATCAGCTCCAG GAAAAAGAATTGCGCAGTGTTCTTCAGTTGCTATTGCCCATTATATATGGTGTCCTAGACACTGTGGTTTCATCTCAGACGTATGTGCGTACTCTGGCTGGGATAGCTGTTCGATTCATTCGAGAGCCATCTCCTGGTGGTTCTGATCTTGTTGATAATTCTCGGCTTGCATACACTACCGCTGCTGTTGTTGAGATGCTTCGGTATTTGATACTAGCTGTACCTGATACTTTTGTGGCTTCGGACTGTTTTCCTTTGCCACATTGTGTAATAAGTCATGTGGTAAATGATGGAAGCTTCTTATCCAAAATGGCTGAGGATGCTAGGAAGGTGAAGTGTGGACAAATCGAAGTTGTTGGTGTACCTAGAGATAGAAATCATGATATTCAAGCCGAGTCCATATCCTTTCAAAGTGTTGTGTCATCCATTCAAAAACGTGCAGAGACTCTTTCAAGAGCAGCCAGGCCTAATCACCCGAGTCATAATGTAGCTAAAGCCTTGCAGGTGTTGGACCAAGCTCTCATGCATGGAGATATTGGACTTTCATACAACTTGCTCTTAGAAAATAGTTGGGATGGAGTGTGTGCTGAACGTTGGAGTGCTGAAGTTAGCCCCTGTTTACTCACATCGCTTAAGCATATTGGTACAGTGACATCATCATTACTTTGTTCGATCTTTTTCATTTGTGAGTGGGCAACTTGTGATTTTAGGGATTTTCGTACTGCCCCTCCTCATGGTCTGAAGTTCACTGGTCGAAAAGATTTCTCTCAGATATTTATAGCAGTACGACTTCTAAAACTGAAGGCGAGCAATATACTAAACTTTTACACTTCAaaccagaaaaagaaaaatatttcagataTTTTTGAAAGCCCGAGCCCCTTACATGATGTTATTGTATGTTGGATTGACCAACATGAAGTACATAATGGGGAAGGTTTCAAACGATTGCAGCTTCTAATAAGAGAATTTATTCGATCTGGAATTTTCAATCCCCTGGCATATGGGAGACAGCTGATTGTAAGTGGAATCATGGATGCGAATGGGACCATGATTGACTTGGAAAAGCGAAAGAGACATTACAAGCTCTTGAAGCAGTTGCCGGCTCCCTATATTCGTGATGCTCTAGAAGAAGCCCAGCTTGCTGAACCACCAATTCTCGGGGAGGCAATGCATGTTTACTTAACTGAGCGCCGTTTGGTACTTCATGGGCTACACAGTAAATCTGCTCCTGGTGTAAAAAGTGCCTCTAAGAAACAAAGGTATCATCATAGGTCTGGAAGTGAAAGTGCTTCTCCGTCTTCTGTTGATCAGTGGTACTTTCAAGCAACATCAAATTTATCTACGACAGATGATGACGCAGATATCAAGCTTGAAGAATTAAAAGCTTCAATCGTTGTGTTATTGCAACTTCCCCACCCATCATCGTCGATAGACGCAGGAGTTGATGAATCTCAAGGGAGCATTAAGAGGCCTGGTGGGGCCTATAACAGAACAGATGGCAATGAAGAAACATCTGGATGTGAAGAATGCAGAAGggtgaaaagacaaaaattaagtGAAGAACGAAGCTCATTGTTACAGTTAAATCCAGCAGATGACGAAGAGATATGGTGGGTAAGAAAAGGGCTGAAATATATGGATTCTTTTAAAGCAGACCCTCCTCCTAAGCCTGCCAAGCAGACCTCAAGGGGTAGGCAGAAACCCGTTCGCAAAACTCAAAGTCTTGCACAATTGGCTGCTGCCCGAATTGAAGGTAGTCAGGGTGCATCAACAAGCCATGTATGTGAAAGTAGGGTAGGTTGCCCACACCACAGAACTGGTTCTGATGATATCACAAAATTGGTAGATGGGACCAGAAAACCAGCCTCTGGAGATATCATTTCAATTGGAAAACTTTTGAAGCAGATGCGATTTGCAGAGAAGAGGACGTTGATTGTATGGATGATATCTTTTGTAAAGCAGCTTATTGAAGAGGCTGAAAAGACTACACCCAAGGTTGGTCAATATGGTAGGCCATACCCCATTGTGGATGATCGAAGATCCTCACGCTGGAGGCTTGGTGAAGATGAATTGTCAGCAATTTTGTATATGATGGATGTTTGTAATGAATTTGTCTCTGCAATAAGGTTTCTTCTTTGGTTGTTGCCAAAAATTCCTAGCAATCCGGGTTCTGCCGTTCCCAGCCGGAATATGATGATACTTCCTAGGTTTGCAGAGAACAATGTCTGTGATGTAGGGGAGGCATATCTTTTATCATCAATTCGCAG ttatgagaatataattattgcaGCTGATCTTATTCCTGAAGTGTTGTCTGCCACAATGCGTCGTGCTGCCATGTTCTTGGCATCTAAGGGCCGGCTCTCTGGTTCACCTGCCTTAGTTTATGCTCGGCACCTCCTGAAGAAGTATAGCAATGTACCTAGTGTTGTTGAATGGGAAAAGACATTCAAGTCTGCTTGTGATAAGAGACTTAGTGCTGAAATTGAATCTGGTAGATGTTTAGAAGGGGACTTTGGATTTACCCTTGGTGTCCCAAATGGAGTGGAAGATCTGGATGATTATTTCCGTCAAAAGATAAATGGTGTCCGAGTATCGAGAGTTGGTTTGAGCATGAAAGAAATAGTGCACAGACATGTAGATGAAGCTTTTCAGTATTTCTACAACAAAGATAGAAAGTCTTATGGACCTGGAACAAATAAAAGTCTTAGCATGGAGAAGTTGGATGATGGCTATCAGATAGCTCATCAAATAGTGATGGGATTGATGGATTGCATGAGACAAACTGGCGGTGCTGCTCAAGAAGGTGATCCTTCGTTGGTGTCTTCTGCCATTGCTGCAATTGTTAATAGCGTCGGACATGTGATTGCCAGAATTCCTGATTTAACTGCTGGCATTAATCACTTAAATGTCTCTTCCCCTTCTGGGTCATTGCATTTTGCTCGGTGCATTTTACGCATTCATATCACTTGCCTCTGTATATTGAAGGAAGCACTTGGAGAGCGTCAAAGCCGGGTCTTTGAGGTTGCTCTTGCAACGGAAGCTTCCTCTGCTCTCATGCAAACTTCTGCCCCTG TTATAGGGAGAGGTGCAAGAATAACAGCTGCTGTTTCTGCACTTGTCATTGGGGCAATTCTCCAGGGAGTTGCTAGCCTGGACAGAATGGTTGCCCTATTTAGATTAAAGGAAGGGCTGGATCTAATTCAGTTTGCAAGGAGCCTGAAATCGAATGTGAATGGTAGTGCACGCTCGATGGGGGTTTTAAAAGTGGATAATTTGATTGAAGTGTCTGTGAACTGGTTTAGGGTGCTCGTAGGGAACTGCAGAACGGTTTCTGATGGGTTCATCGTGGAGCTCTTAGGGGAAGCCTCAATTGTAGCACTCCATAGAATGCAGCGGATGTTATCTGCAAACTTGGTCTTTTCACCAGCCTATTCTATATTTGCATTTGTGATATGGAAGCCCATTCTTGATGCTAGCATTGTAGTACGTGAAGATTTCCATCAATTGTACCAATTGCTGACAGTCGCGATAGGTGATGCCATAAGGCACCTGCCTTTTCGTGAGATTTGTTTCCGGGACACTCGTTGCTTATATGATCTCATAGCTGTAGACACCCTTGATTCTGAATTTGTATCTTTGCTGGAATCTAATGGTTCAGAAAGCAACTTTAAAGCTGCTTCCTTTGTCCCTCTCCGTTCTAGGCTTTTTCTGGACGCCCTCATTGATTGTAAAATGCCAGAAATCAAACTGGATGGCATTAATCGGATCTCTGGTCAAGTTGAATTGAAAAAACAGTGTGgagaaaatgtgaaaaagcTTATCGGTAAGCTCATACATGTTTTGGATACCCTGCAACCTGCAAAATTTCACTGGCAGTGGGTTGAGCTCAGGCTTCTCCTAAACGAGCAGGCTGTTAATGAAAAGATGATGGAGAATGATATCTCCTTGACTGACGCTATAAGATCTATATCTCCTCATTCTGATAAAAGTACTGCCTCTGAGAACGAGAGCAACTTTGTTCAAATTATACTCACCAGGTTATTGGTCAGGCCTGATGCGGCTCCCTTATTCTCTGAAGCTGTACATTTATTGGGGAAGTCGCTTGAGGATTCAATGCTATCACAAGCAAAATGGTTACTGAGAGGCGCAGAAGTTCTTTATGGTAAGAAATCAATTAGGCAGAAGGTTATGAATATTGCTGCAGAGCTTAAAGAGCTCTCTCTGAAGCCCCAATACTGGAGGCCATGGGGATGGTGTCATGCTGACCCCAATCCAGCGACGAAGAAAGGAGACAAATGGAAATCTGAAGCTGGTGTCCTTGAAGAAGGAGAAGTTGTTGAGGAAGGCGCCATCCCTATCCAGTTTGGAAAAGGATACGGACCTTCTGATGTTGAGGGCTTCATTGTCAGTCAGCAGCATCTGACTGAGAGAGCTCTTATTGAACTGATCCTTCCATGTGTGGATCAAGGTTCTGATGACTTGCGTAATAATTTTGCAAGTGAAATGATCAAGCAGATGAGCAACATTGAGCAacaaataaatgcaattaCTCGTGGAGTTGGCAAGATTTCTGTGACCTCAACTCCTGCAATTGGAAGTCCTGCCAATAAAAGTGGCAGCCGGAAGAGTGGGAAAACTGGTAGTCCTGGGATATCCAGACAATCAACTGGGTCAGCTGATACAGTACCACCTTCTCCAGCAGCGTTGCGAGCCTCCATGACTTTGCGATTGCAATTCCTGCTCAGGTTACTTCCTATTATTTGTGCAGACAG GGAGCCTTCTGGCCGTAATATGAAGCACGCTCTTGCATCCGTGATTTTACGTCTCCTTGGAAGCAGGGTTGTGCATGAAGATTCCTGTCATTTTGTTAATACTGCATTTGTTTCATCAAAGAGAGATGTTGAGTCTCCTATGGAGGCTTCTAGTGCTGCTACACTTTTAAGCGGGGAAAGTCTATTTGATTGTTTATTGTTAGTTCTGCATGTGTTGCTCAGCAGCTACCAGCCAAGTtggttgaaaatgaaatcGGAATCAAAGCCCAACGAGAGCAACAAGGACTATGCTGTTTTTGACCGTGAATTAGCAGAAAGCCTGCAG AATGACTTGGACCGTATGCAATTGCCCGAGACAATCCGGTGGCGCATTCAAACTGCAATGCCGATTCTTATTCCATCTGTTCGGTGTTCAGTCTCTTGCCAGCCTCCGTCAGTATCACCTACTGCCCTTGCTTGTCTACATCCCAGCAATCCAGTAGCTTTGTTAAACCCTAGCAACTCCAACCCGCCTCAGAAGAACCCAGTCTTGCCTGGACGTGCTGCCACAAGTGTGAAAACCAAGTCACATATGTCGCAGCAGGAGCTTGACTCAGAGATTGACCAATGGACCCTTTTGGAAGATGGAGCGGGATCAGGCCAGCTATCACCCAACTCTGCTGGCATCGGTGGCAGCGATCATGCTAATTTGAAGGCCTCCAACTTTCTCAAGGGTGCAGTGAGAGTGAGGAGGACAGACCTTACATATATCGGGGCAGTAGACGAGGATAGCTGA